One genomic segment of Calditrichota bacterium includes these proteins:
- a CDS encoding glycerophosphodiester phosphodiesterase yields MADRFRQIVSGRPVILGHRGSPRGAAENTIASFLLALEEGADGVELDVQFTSDGVPVVFHDEEFSTGEKIGELSYADMREVAHGLMAHVHTLEEVLRELSGKGFVNIEIKVPGHESQVLEIARRTMTKDTFLFSSFLPDVVATYRTLAPDVPSIWIVAEHMTLETALQVVEESGARGIAYLHSLITPELAGFFKIHNVPLFTWTVNDPAEAKRLIEIGVAGIITDEPQRILGAL; encoded by the coding sequence GTGGCAGATAGATTTCGACAAATAGTTAGCGGACGTCCCGTCATATTAGGTCATCGCGGATCGCCGCGCGGAGCGGCGGAGAACACGATTGCATCGTTTTTGTTGGCGCTCGAAGAAGGCGCGGACGGCGTGGAGCTTGACGTACAGTTTACGTCGGACGGCGTGCCGGTGGTTTTTCACGACGAAGAATTTTCGACGGGCGAGAAGATCGGCGAACTTTCCTATGCGGACATGCGGGAAGTGGCACACGGGTTGATGGCGCATGTGCATACGCTCGAAGAAGTTTTGCGCGAACTCTCGGGGAAAGGTTTCGTGAATATCGAAATCAAAGTGCCGGGACATGAATCGCAGGTGCTTGAGATTGCGCGGAGAACGATGACGAAGGACACATTTTTGTTCTCGAGTTTTCTTCCGGACGTCGTGGCGACGTACCGCACGCTCGCGCCGGACGTTCCGTCCATTTGGATTGTGGCGGAACACATGACCTTGGAGACGGCGCTTCAAGTGGTGGAGGAATCGGGCGCACGGGGGATCGCATATTTGCATTCGCTGATCACACCGGAACTTGCGGGATTTTTCAAGATTCACAACGTGCCGCTGTTCACGTGGACTGTAAATGATCCTGCGGAAGCGAAACGGTTGATCGAGATCGGCGTCGCGGGAATCATCACCGACGAACCGCAACGGATACTCGGCGCGCTGTGA
- a CDS encoding aminotransferase class I/II-fold pyridoxal phosphate-dependent enzyme, which produces MRRPEADGSKTGQAVVLFEIENRKRTLSAPATRLTRLPEYLFADLEKKIAAKQAAGRDVINLGIGDPDLMPPDSFTKSLQAHAADPDAHFYSSSRGDAGVRKVIAKYFKGRFGVELDPDTQICVVLGGKEGLSSLGRAFVNPGDSVACPSPAYPVYAQGVAMLCDGNVKTMPLLQENGFLPDLNLAEDSKMLFCNYPNNPTGAIATEFFWQSLQDFADTHPETVVCHDHAYSEMTFGDYVAPSFLQYTENAVEMHSLSKVFNATGFRIGFCVGRADLISALVKAKSQIDSGAPLMIQRAMADGLAGYRGTEPPKEVMEIRKIYGERRAYAEKALREIGLDVIESPATFYVWAKVGEDELPFVQKALDVDVVVTPGRGFGKEGTGYIRLALTQSLERIKLAMQRLG; this is translated from the coding sequence TGAAATAGAAAATAGAAAAAGAACATTGTCAGCACCAGCTACGCGATTAACACGATTACCAGAATACCTGTTTGCCGATCTTGAGAAGAAGATTGCGGCGAAGCAGGCTGCCGGACGGGATGTGATCAATTTGGGGATCGGTGATCCTGATTTGATGCCGCCGGATTCATTTACGAAAAGTTTGCAGGCGCACGCCGCTGATCCTGACGCGCATTTTTATTCATCGTCGCGCGGCGATGCGGGTGTGCGCAAGGTGATCGCAAAGTATTTCAAAGGGCGCTTTGGAGTCGAGCTTGATCCGGATACGCAGATTTGTGTCGTGTTGGGAGGGAAGGAAGGACTTTCTTCTCTTGGGCGCGCGTTTGTGAATCCGGGGGATAGTGTGGCGTGTCCGTCGCCTGCCTATCCGGTGTACGCGCAGGGTGTGGCGATGCTCTGCGACGGCAATGTGAAGACGATGCCGCTTTTGCAGGAAAACGGATTTTTGCCGGATTTGAATTTGGCGGAAGACTCGAAGATGCTCTTCTGCAACTATCCGAATAATCCCACGGGCGCGATTGCGACGGAGTTTTTTTGGCAGAGCTTGCAGGATTTCGCCGATACGCATCCTGAGACCGTCGTGTGTCACGATCATGCGTACAGTGAAATGACGTTTGGAGACTACGTCGCGCCTTCATTCTTGCAATACACGGAAAACGCGGTGGAGATGCACTCTCTGTCGAAGGTGTTTAACGCGACGGGATTCCGGATCGGGTTTTGCGTGGGGCGCGCGGATTTGATTTCGGCGCTTGTCAAGGCTAAGTCGCAAATCGATTCGGGCGCGCCGTTGATGATTCAGAGAGCGATGGCCGACGGACTTGCGGGCTATCGCGGCACGGAACCGCCGAAAGAAGTTATGGAGATTCGCAAGATTTACGGCGAGCGGCGGGCGTATGCGGAGAAGGCTCTGCGCGAGATCGGGCTTGACGTGATCGAAAGTCCGGCGACGTTTTATGTTTGGGCGAAAGTCGGCGAAGACGAACTGCCGTTTGTGCAGAAGGCGCTCGACGTCGATGTTGTTGTGACACCGGGGCGCGGATTCGGCAAAGAAGGGACCGGGTATATTCGATTAGCGCTGACGCAATCGCTCGAGCGGATTAAGCTCGCGATGCAAAGGCTGGGGTAG